The sequence below is a genomic window from Streptomyces sp. V1I1.
GGCCGACCCGGCCCAAGGCGAGGCAAAGTACGCCGAACTCGCCACCGCCCTGCGCCGCACTCTGCGCCTGTGAGGGGGCGGGGCGGCAGGGCCGCGAGGGGCGGCTAGGATCACGGCATGGTCACGGCATGGTCGTCGCCCAGAAAGCCGCGGGCCCGCATCTCGGCGGGTCCGCTGCGCGTGCTGTGGCTGGCAGTTCTGCTGTTCGGCTTCCTGTTCACACACGATGCGAGCGCCCACAGCGCTTCGAGTCACCCGGCAGCCAGTGCCGCACCCCCCTCAGCGCACGGGCATGGTGCACACGGCGACACGGCCGAAGAGCAACATCACGACGACGGCCAGGAGTCTTCCCACCCGGCCGCGGAGTGTGCGTCCGTACAGCCCCAGCTGACATCGGGACCCGTCGGCCCCTCGCTCACCCCCGTCGACGGGCAGACGCCCTGCCATCGAGTCGTGGCAGGGAAGTCGGGACCGCCCGCGAACCAGTCGGCCCTGCCGCCGTTGCGAAGTTCAACGGGCTCCGTGATCCAGCAGGTCTAGATTCCGGCGTTTCCCGGATTCACCTGTCCCACGCCGTCCGCACCATTCTCCTGCCCAGGCGCGCCGTAGCGCGCCGGGCGACGCCTGGCGTCGCCTGCGGCCGGCCACATCCCGGAGCCGTAAGGAACAGAACCCTTGTCCTCGTCGCAACTCGTCGACCGACCCGTCCTCACCGAAGAGCCGCCCGCCCTCCAAGGCGGCCGGGCCGCCCAGCGCAAAGCCCGCGCCCGCCGCGCCCGCAAAAGCTCCCTGCCCGCGCGCTACCTCGGATACGTCGGCTACTTCGTCGGCGCCGGTCTCATCAGCGGAGCCGTGGTCCACTATCCGCTCGACCCGGCCCGCTACACCCGGATCGCCGTCTACGGCGTCCTGGTCTTCCTGGCCGCCACCGTCCTCAACGAGATCGTCCTCGCCCACCACAGGCCGCGCCTGCCACGCATGCTTGTGGTGATCGGCGCCTCCCTGCTGCTCTCGTTCGGTATCGGCATGCTCAGCGGCGGCCTCCAGCACTTCGACGACTTCCCGGCGCGCGGCGCCGTCCTCGTGCCCCTCGGAATCACCGTGTCCTTCGTTGCGTACGTCATCAAGGACGCCGACACCCCCTGGCAACGCATCTTCAGCCTGGTGGGGCTGACCGTGCTCCTCGCCGCGGTCGTCAGCTTCGTCGGCCTGCGACAGGTAGCAGCCTCCATGGGTGAGCCTGCGGAAGGCGGCGGGCACAGCCACGGAAACGCCGAGGAGCCGGACCCGGACACGCACAACCCGGACGAAGCTCCTCCCACGAAGGACGTGCCGACGCCCAGCAAGTCCCCGACGGCGGACCGCGGCACCTCTCCCGAGCCAGGTCACAACGACGGCCACAGCCATTGACTGAACGGAAGCGGCCCGCAGGGCGTACATCCCTGCACCGCGGTTATCGTGGGACGCGGAAGGAGGCGGTGATGACACACCGGTACGCACAAGCGGTCACCGTCGCCGCACGCCTCCTGCTCGTCGTGGTGCTGGCACTCGGCGTGTTCGTCATGCACACCGTCGGTCACCCCGCAGAGGGCTCCGGCTCCGGCATGTCTGCCGCATCGCACGCCGTCGGCACGCATGCAATGTCAGGCGAACCGGCCGCCGCGCACGCGAGCACGCTCTCCAGCTCGGACAGCGCGAAACTGACAGGCGCCATCTCGTCACCGCACGAGCCCGGCATGGGCATGGACCTCACATCGCTGTGCGTGGCCGTCCTCGGCGCCTGGGCACTGGCCGCGCTGCTGCACGCGGCATTCGCCGGCAGGTGCGACTGGCTGGCCGCTCTCGCGACCGGGGTGCGATCAGTCGTACGGCCCAATCCTCCGCCCAGAGCTCCTGACCTCGCACAACTGTCGATTCTGCGGATCTAGGCCGATCTCTTCCGCGCGGACAGGCCCATGAGGGCTGCCCGCCATGACGCCTACGCATCCACCCGCAGAATCGACACCACGAGGTACACAGAACATGACCGCCTTCACGCGTTCCTTCGACCTGCCCCTGCGCCGCCGCGTCGCGGTGCTGGGAGTCATCGCCGCCGGCTCCCTGCTGCTCGCCGCCTGCGGCAGCGACGACAGCAGCGACTCCTCCGCATCCACACCGGAGACGGCCGCATCGTCCGCCGCGGGCGCCTTCAACGACGGGGACGTGACGTTCGCCCAGGCGATGATCGTCCACCACCAGCAGGCACTGGAGATGTCCCAGCAGGCCGACGGCCGCGCTTCCGACCAGGAGATCAAGACCCTGGCCGGGCAGATAGAGAAGGCCCAGGACCCCGAGATCAAGACCATGCAGTCCTGGCTCAAGTCCTGGGGCAAGCCTCAGTCTCCCGACATGGACCACGGCAACGCGGGCCATGGCGGCGACGACATGGCCGGGATGATGTCCGATCAGGACATGGACGCACTCACGGCCGCCAAGGGCACGGACTTCGACCGCAAGTTCGCCCAGATGATGATCGACCACCACAACGGCGCCATCGACATGGCGAAGGACGAGCAGAAGAACGGCCGCAACACCGCCGCCAAGAAGCTCGCCGACAACGTCATCAAAAACCAGTCCGCCGAGGTCAAGCAGATGCAGAGCACCCTCGACCGTCTCTGATCCGCACCGTACTCACCGCTGTTCCGGGCCTTCCATGCGAGGGCCCGGAACGGCGGCGCACGCCTCCACCCACGGCAGGACAAAGAAGATGAAGAACACACGGAAGTGGCCCCTCGCCACCACCGCGGTCCTCGCGCTCACGCTCGCGCTGACCGCCTGCTCCAGCGACTCCGGCACCAGCACCGCTGCCGCGACGTCAGTCGCGTCGGTGCACGGCCACGTTCACGGGCTCGGCATCGACCCCGCCGACAACCGGCTCTACGTCGCCACCCACGAAGGGAACTACACCCCGGGCAAGGACGGCGCGGCCCAGCGGGTCGGCAACAGCAAGGACGACTTCATGGGCTTCACCGTGGCCAAGGCGAAGACCTTCCTGGCTAGCGGCCACCCCGCCCCCGGCACCGGCGGCCCCGGCAACCGGGGGCTGATCGAGAGCACCGATTCCGGGAAGACCTGGAAGACCCGCTCGCTGGCCGGCGAGGTCGATTTCCACGCCCTCGACTACACCCACGGCACCATCTACGGCTACGACAGCACCAACGCCCTGCTGCGCGTCAGCAAGGACGGAGCCGCCTGGGACGACCGCGCTCGCCTCCAGGCACTGGATATCGCCGTCAGCCCCGACGCCCCGGACACCGTGCTGGCCACCACCGCCGAGGGGATCGCGATGAGCACCGACGGCGGAAGAACCTTCGCCGCAGGCAAGCAGCCGGCGATGGCTTTCCTCTCGTGGCCGAAGCCCGGCGCGCTGTACGGACTCGACGACTCGAGCGGGCTCAACCGGAGCACCGACGGCGGCGCCACCTGGCAGAAGGCGGGCACGGTGCCCGGCGGACAGGCCCAGGCGCTCACGGCGGTTGACGCCGAGCACATCCTGGCCGCCACCCAGAACGGCGTCTACGAGTCCCGGGACGGCGGCAAGACCTTCACCAAGCGGTTCACGGTCGACGTCGGCGACGGCCACTGATCCACGCACACGGAAGGCTTCGCCAGGGCAACGACATTGCCCTGGCGAAGCCGAGCGTTCCGGGCGCCGAAAGGTCGGGGGCGCCGTTGCGTTCCCTCAGCCCCGGGTGGGTGCGGCTGCGTCCGTGGCCTGTGACGCGGTGCGCTGCTCGTGCTGTTTGCGCTGCCCGTAGCGGGTCCGGCCCTGCGGCTTGTACACCGACAGAGCCGTCGCCACGAGGAGCACCAGCACCGCAGCACCGGACTGGAACACGAGCTGGGTCCTCAGGCCGTCGAGTTCACCACTGGACCAGTCCGCTCCCGCCGCTATTCCGGCGATGTAGCTGATCGGCTGCATGTGCACCAGCAGCACGATGGTGGACAGGACCGTGATCACGAGTTTCACCACGACCCAGTAGTACCGGACCAGGCCCCAGGTAGTGCCCAGGGACGAGACAACCCCGGTCAGCAGCGAAGCGAAGCACAGCGGGACGATGACGAACCAGCCGGTCAGGTCCATCGCGACATACGCGGACCGTGCCGTCTGGGCATCCTGACTGGTAAGACCGGCGACGGCGAGAGCCAGGAAGACGGCGACCGCGCCGAGCCAGCCCACCGAGGCCGTGACGTGCGCGGTGAGCGCGAGCTTACGCAGGCGCGGTGTCATCGCCATCAGTGATGGCCCCCCATATCGCCGCCCGCCAGGTGCATGATCACGAACGCCAGGACCAAGGCTATGGCAACGACGGCGAACACGATCACCCACCGCGGCCTGCCCGATGCCGGAGGGGGACCGGGCCTCGCCGCGTCCGTCCCGTCGGCCGAGTGGGTAGCAGGGGGAAAGTCAGCCATGAGTGTGTCCTCCGCTGTCGTGCGCGATTACCGAGTCCGTCACGGCGGCCACCTTTTGCGAGACAGGCTGTCTCTGTCAAGTCATCGTGTCACGGAGTCGTCGTCGCGTATATTCGGGGGATGCCGAAGCTCTGGAACGAGACGATCGAGGCACACCGCCACGCAGTGCGCGAAGCGACCCTGGACGCCACCGCGGCACTGGTGACCGAGCACGGGCTGCTCTCGGTGACGATGTCGCGCATCGCCCAGGAAACCGGCATCGGACGGGCGACGCTGTACAAGTACTTCCCGGACGTCGAATCGATCCTGACCGCCTGGCATGAACGTCAGATCACCGGACACCTCGAACACCTCACCGCGGTAAGGGACCAAGCCGGCGATGAGGGCGAGCGGCTCGAAGCCGTGCTGACTGCATACGCGCTCATGACCCACAGGCGGCACGAGCACCACGGCACCGAGGTCGCGGCACTCCTGCATCAAGGCAAGCACGTCGCACGGGCGCACCAGCAACTCAGAGGACTCATCAGCGACTTGCTGGCCGAGGGAGCCAAGGCCGGCGACCTGCGGAACGATGGCGCACCCGACGAACTCGCCGCCTACTGCCTCCACGCCCTCGGCGCAGCCGGCAGCCTGCCCTCCGAAGCCGCGGTCCGAAGACCTGTCACGGTCACCCTGGCCGGGCTGCGCCCCCCGGCCGAAGCCGTCGGCCCGGCCTCCGCCGCCAAGGAAGCGGATGACCAGGAACAGCACCTGCACCACCACCGACGGCACGGCGCCCACTGACCGTTGGCCGGAGGCGTTGCGGCTGTCTCTGACAGCCAGGGGTCGTCCCGGGCGCTCGACGCGCCTGATCAGCACTGGCCGCCGGATCGTGATCCGGCGGTCAGGTTGCTCGTCTGCGTTAGCAGCAGGTGTTGCCGCATGCCTCGGGCGGGCACTCCGGGTCGTCGCAGCAGCCGCCGCGGACGGGGGCCTCGACGGTAGTGATCTCCTCGGTCATCTGGTCACCTCCTTCCGGTCGCCAGGTGCCCGGCACCGGGTCCGGGCAGTCGGGGGCGGGAATGCGGGCGAGCATCTGTTCCAGCTCGCCACGCAGGGCGGACAGCCGGGCCATCTCGGCGTCGATCTCGCCGATCCGGCGCCGCAGCATGTCCTCAGCGGGCTCGCAGGGGCACTCGCCGGTGTCGCGCACAGCCAGCAGGTCACGGATCTCGCGCAGCCGCAGTCCCAGACGCTGGGCGCCTGGATGAAGCGCAAGCGATCGGTGGCCTCGGGGCCATAGAGCCGGTAACCGGCCGCCGTGCGTTGCGGCGCGGACAGCAGGCCGGCCCGTTCGTAGTAGCGCACGGTGTCGGCCGAGACTCCGACCTGTGAGCCGAGAGCCGAGACGGTGAGGTGCGAGCCGTTCATGCCTTCGACGCTAAACCTGGGAGCACGGTCCAAGGTCAAGCCCTGCCACTGTGCTCGCTGGGCGCGGATGCACTTGGGCGGGCGGGTGTGGCCGGTCAGCGTCGGAAGCTGAGACCGAGCCCGATGAGGGCCAGGAGCATCCAGGCGGTCAGGTAGGTGAAGGCGGCCGTCGGCGAGATAGCGGTCCACAAGATGCCGGCGATGGTGCTGGCGGCGAGGTTGCCGAGCGACTGGACGGTGGCAAGCATGCCGAACGCGGAGCCGCGCAGGTCTGTCGGGGCGAGGGCCGCGACGGCGGAGTGCTGGGCGGTCTCCACGGCGCCGATCCCGATGCCTGCCAGGAGGAACGGGATCGCCAGAAATGCGATGGCGGCGCCGTTGATCGTGAACAGGCCGTAGGCCGCGGCGAATGCGGCGACGCCTCCGGTCAGGACCAGTACGGGGCCGCGGGAGCCGAGCCGGTCGGAGAGGCGTCCGGCGGGGACCGACGCGAGAGTGGCGGCGACGTTGTAGGCGGTGTACAGACCGAGGGCGATCGTCGTCGCGGTTTTCGTTCCGTGCTCGGGGGCGAGCAGGTCGGAGGCGCGCAGGATCAGCAGCGTGGCGGCCACGTTGCCGACCTCGAACGCGGCCACGGCGGCCATGAGCTGGCCGATGTCGCCCTGCAGGACGGGCCGGATGCGGATCTTGAGCGGGACTTTGTCCCGGCTGGTCGGCTTCGGCGTGTGCCGGATCGCGTAGATGATCGCGACGGCGGCCAGCAGGCCGGGGATGACGGACAGGCCGATCGCCCAGGTCACGCCCAGCCAGGCGACCAGGCCAAGGGCCAGGAGCGGTCCGAAGATCGCGCCGAGGTTGTCCATCATCCGCTCGAAGCCGTAGGCCCGTCCGTATGCCTTGGCCGGGACGATGTCCGCGAGCAGCGCGTTGCGGGCCGGGACGCGAAGCCCCCGGGCGGTCCAGGCGGCAGCTCGCAGGACCCCGACCTGCCAGACCGCGGTCGCACCGGCGGTCGCGGCGCCCAGGACAGCGGTGGTCGCGTAGCCGCCGACGGCCACCTTCGGGCGGCGGGCCGGGTCGTCGGCCAGGACTCCGCCGCCGAACCGGGCCGCCCCGGCGAGCGCGTCGGAGACGCCCTCGATCGCGCCGAGGGCGGCAGCCGGGGCGCCGAGGGTGGAGGTCAGCAGCGAGGGCAGCAGCGCCGTGGGGATCTCGTGGCCCACGTCGGCGAGGAAACTGGCCGTGCCGATGCCGCGGACGCCGGGCGTCAGCCATCGCTCCTGCTCGGGAATGGTCTGGTCGGCGAGCGGCGGAGTCTCGGTCATGCCGGGGAGTCTGCCCGTTCGCCGGCCGGGCCGGCGAGTGGGCGATGCCATGAACACCGATCCCAGTTCTCGGCAGAAGCACTGGCAGTCGGCGGGCCGCGGGCCGCCGGTTCAGCGGCGGGTGAGGTCGGCGGCGTACTCGGCGCCGAAGCCCTGGCGTTCGCGCTGCCCGTTGTCGCCGGTGTTCTGATGGAAGCCGAGCAGTCGGCCGCAGACGAAGGACAGCGGCTCGGAGGCGATGTCCATCAGGGCGCGCGACCCGAGGGCGGATGCCGATGGCGAATGGTGCGCTCAGCCGACAGCGTTCTCGATGATGCGGCACACCACGGCACCCTCCCCACGGTCCGCCGCCTGGTCTGCCTGGGCTCGGGCGTGCTGGAGCGTCGTACGGAGGGCCTCGAGGTCCGCGATGCGGCGGTCGATGTCGGCGAGGTGCTGGTCGAGGAGATCGGTGACGAGGCCGCAGGGCTGCTCGCCGCGGCGCTGGAGGTCCAGGATGTCCTTGATCTCCTTGAGGCTGAGGCCGAGGGCCTGGGCCTGGCGGATGAAGCCGAGCACGGGTACCGCTTCGTCGGTGTAGGTGCGGTAGCCAGCCGCGGTGCGCTCGGGTGGGTCGATGAGGCCGTTGGCCTCGTAGAGGCGTACCGCCTTGGGACTCAGGCCGGTCTGGGCGGCGATGCGGCCGACGGTGAGCATGTGCGGCTCCATTCGTGCGAGTGATGCCAGTGTGCACTTGACCTTGCCCTAAGGGCAAGGTTTTACCGTCCGGTCATGAGCACAGATCAAGGCGACGGCTGTCCGGCGGCGATGGCGGTGACTCCGTTGAGCGGCCGGTGCGCCGAAGCGGTCGAGCGGGCCGAGCACGCCTGCTTCGGGATCAGTCCGTTCAACAGCTACTTCTCCAAGGCCCGGATCCACGAGCTGGCGAAGTGGGGGCTCGATCACTTCGAGCGGGTGGACTTCTTCGTCCCGGACGCGCCGAGTGCGTTCACTTTCGAGGCACTTGGATACGCGCCGGAAAAGGCCGCGTGGAAGGCGCGCAGGCAGGGCCAGTACACCCGCAACAAGATCGTCACTGCGCTGGGTTCGCTTGGCGTGGACGATTCGGACAAGCGGGTGCTGGGCTGGGCCGAGCTGGAGGGCAATGCGGCGTTCGGCCGCCTCCATGAGAGCGGACTGCGCCGCTATGGCGAGGACGCGGATTTCCGCGACGCCTGCCGGGAGGCGACCGGATGGGTGCTTGCCGGGAAGCTGCCCACCGGGCGGGCGCCGGATGTGGAGCAGGTCGAGAAAGCTGTGCGCTACTTCCTGGCCGAGCTGCCGCTGTTCATCGACACCCCGGCGATCGTCGGGGCCGGCACGTCCGTGTTCTGCTACCACGAGCCGCCTGCCGTCCTGCGCCGCTTGTACGGCGGCGAGCTGAGCTGGCGTCCCGCCGCCGGGCAGGGCTTCGCCGTTGTGGCACCGGCCGTACGAAACTGAGAGAGAGGAGTGCCGACATGACGACCACCACTCGGGCCGATTCCGAGCAGTCCATAGAACTGACCATCACCGGGATGACCTGCGCCTCGTGCGTGGCGCGGGTCGAGCGGAAGCTGGGCAAGCTGCCCGGAGTGACCGCGACGGTCAACCTCGCGACCGCGACCGCGCACGTCACCCGCGAGGACCCGGCGGTCGAGGTGGCGGAGCTGGTGGCAGCTGTCGAGGCCATTGGATACGGGGCGGGGGTTCCCCGGACCGAAGCCCCGGCCGGAGACGAAGAGGCCAGCGACGCTGAGGGCGTGCACATCGCCGGGCTGCGCCGCCGCCTGATCGTTTCGGCTCTGCTCGGGCTGCCGGTGGTCCTTGTGTCGATGATCTCCGCCTTGCACTTCGCCGGCTGGGAGTGGGTCGCGCTGGCTCTGGCGACTCCCGTCGTGGCGTGGGGCGCATGGCCCTTCCACCGGGCCGCGGCCCTGAATCTGCGGCACGGGTCGGCGACGATGGACACCCTTGTGTCGCTGGGCGTACTGGCCGCCTACCTGTGGAGCGCCGTAACGCTCGTACTGGGCGGTGATCACCTGTACCTGGAGGTCGCCGTCGTCCTGACGGCCTTCCTGCTGGCGGGCCGGTTCTTCGAGGCGCGCGCGAAGCGGCGGGCGGGGGACGCCATCCGGGCGCTCATGGACCTGGGCGCCAAGGACGTCGCCGTACTGCGGGACGGTAGCGAAGTGCGCATCCCCGTCGAGGAGTTGGCGGTCGGCGACCTCTTCGTCGTACGCCCCGGGGAGAAGATCGCCACCGACGGCGAGATCACCGACGGCGCCTCGGCGATCGACGAGTCGCTGCTGACCGGTGAGAGCGTGCCGGTGGAGGTCGAGCCCGGCTCGCAGGTCACCGGCGCCACCGTCAACAGCCACGGACGGCTGACCGTACGCGCCACGCGAGTCGGGTCGGACACCAAACTGGCGCAGATCGCCGCGCTGGTGGAGCGCGCCCAGACCGGCAAGGCGGAGGTGCAGCGCCTCGCCGACCGGATATCGGCGGTCTTCGTACCGGTCGTCATCGCCCTGGCGATCGGCACATTCGGCGTGTGGACGCTCACCGGAGCCTCGGCAGCTAACGCACTCACGGCCGCCATCGCAGTAGTGATCATCGCCTGCCCGTGCGCGCTCGGGCTGGCCACGCCCACCGCGCTCATGGTCGGCACCGGTCGCGGCGCCCAGCTCGGGCTGCTGATTCGCGGGCCCGAGGTGCTGGAGTCGACCCGCCGGATCGACACCGTCGTTCTGGACAAGACCGGCACGATCACCGAGGGCAAGATGCGCCTCGTCGACGTGATACCGGCCGACGACGAGGACGAGCAGGAGGTGCTGCGGCTGGCGGGCGGGCTGGAGGACGCCAGCGAGCACCCGATCGCCGCAGCCATCGCGAACACCGCACGGGACCGCCTCGGTTCACTCCCCGCTGTGACCGGCTTCGCCAACACCCAGGGCCGGGGCGTGACCGGGCAGGTCGAGGGACGTACGGTCCGTGCGGGCAGGGCCGCGTGGCTGGAGGAACAGGACCAGGTGCTGCCCGACGAGCTCGGCCGCGCACAACAGAAGGCCGAGGCCGAGGGCCGTACGGTGGTCTTCGCCGCCTGGGACGGGCGTGTTCGCGGCGCGCTGGTCGTCGCCGACACCGTCAAGGCGACCAGCGCCGAGGCGGTAGCCGACCTCAAGCGGCTCGGGCTCACCCCCGTCCTGCTGACCGGCGACAACACGGCGGCGGCCCACGCGGTGGCGGCCGAGGTCGGCATCGACCAGGTCATCGCCGAAGTCCACCCCGAGGACAAGGTCGCCGAGGTCGAACGCCTCCAGCGGCAGGGCCAGGTGGTGGCGATGGTCGGCGACGGCGTCAACGACGCGGCCGCCCTCGCCCAGGCCGACTTGGGGCTTGCGATGGGCACCGGCACGGATGCGGCGATCGCCGCATCCGATCTGACCCTGGTACGGGGCGACTTGCGGGCGGCGGCGGATGCGATCCGACTGGCCCGGCGCACCCTTCGCACGATCAAGGCCAATCTGTTCTGGGCCTTCGCCTACAACGTCGCCGCGCTGCCGCTGGCAGCGCTCGGCCTGCTCAACCCGATGATCGCCGGCGGCGCGATGGCTTTCTCCTCGGTGTTCGTGGTCTCGAACAGCTTGAGGCTGCGCCGCTTCCAGCCCTTGACGCGCTGACGGTCCGCGGCCCGGCTCCTCCCTACTTCAACCGAGCGCGGTGCGGGCGCGCACAGTAACGGTGGGCACACCGTCGAGGCCGCCGAGGCCACGTCGACGCGGTTTTGCAGCGCCCACTTCTGTGATCTGCTGGAGGCGTCGGGCCGACTTGTCACTCCCTGTGGGCAGGCGCAGTAGTCGACACTGCCGGGACTCCGGTGGTGACGTGCCTGGTGATATTGGCAGGGCGGCCCCTGGGAGGAGCGCCATGCTGCACGTCCGCGTCGCCGCCCCCGCGCCGACACAGCCCGGAATCCTGCCGCGGCGTGATCTGGCCGTTGCATGGACCCTGATGGCTGTGCTCGCCGCACTGGCATGGGTG
It includes:
- a CDS encoding DUF6153 family protein: MTHRYAQAVTVAARLLLVVVLALGVFVMHTVGHPAEGSGSGMSAASHAVGTHAMSGEPAAAHASTLSSSDSAKLTGAISSPHEPGMGMDLTSLCVAVLGAWALAALLHAAFAGRCDWLAALATGVRSVVRPNPPPRAPDLAQLSILRI
- a CDS encoding DUF305 domain-containing protein translates to MTAFTRSFDLPLRRRVAVLGVIAAGSLLLAACGSDDSSDSSASTPETAASSAAGAFNDGDVTFAQAMIVHHQQALEMSQQADGRASDQEIKTLAGQIEKAQDPEIKTMQSWLKSWGKPQSPDMDHGNAGHGGDDMAGMMSDQDMDALTAAKGTDFDRKFAQMMIDHHNGAIDMAKDEQKNGRNTAAKKLADNVIKNQSAEVKQMQSTLDRL
- a CDS encoding F510_1955 family glycosylhydrolase translates to MKNTRKWPLATTAVLALTLALTACSSDSGTSTAAATSVASVHGHVHGLGIDPADNRLYVATHEGNYTPGKDGAAQRVGNSKDDFMGFTVAKAKTFLASGHPAPGTGGPGNRGLIESTDSGKTWKTRSLAGEVDFHALDYTHGTIYGYDSTNALLRVSKDGAAWDDRARLQALDIAVSPDAPDTVLATTAEGIAMSTDGGRTFAAGKQPAMAFLSWPKPGALYGLDDSSGLNRSTDGGATWQKAGTVPGGQAQALTAVDAEHILAATQNGVYESRDGGKTFTKRFTVDVGDGH
- a CDS encoding TetR/AcrR family transcriptional regulator, translated to MPKLWNETIEAHRHAVREATLDATAALVTEHGLLSVTMSRIAQETGIGRATLYKYFPDVESILTAWHERQITGHLEHLTAVRDQAGDEGERLEAVLTAYALMTHRRHEHHGTEVAALLHQGKHVARAHQQLRGLISDLLAEGAKAGDLRNDGAPDELAAYCLHALGAAGSLPSEAAVRRPVTVTLAGLRPPAEAVGPASAAKEADDQEQHLHHHRRHGAH
- a CDS encoding MerR family DNA-binding protein; this translates as MRDTGECPCEPAEDMLRRRIGEIDAEMARLSALRGELEQMLARIPAPDCPDPVPGTWRPEGGDQMTEEITTVEAPVRGGCCDDPECPPEACGNTCC
- a CDS encoding MFS transporter, encoding MTETPPLADQTIPEQERWLTPGVRGIGTASFLADVGHEIPTALLPSLLTSTLGAPAAALGAIEGVSDALAGAARFGGGVLADDPARRPKVAVGGYATTAVLGAATAGATAVWQVGVLRAAAWTARGLRVPARNALLADIVPAKAYGRAYGFERMMDNLGAIFGPLLALGLVAWLGVTWAIGLSVIPGLLAAVAIIYAIRHTPKPTSRDKVPLKIRIRPVLQGDIGQLMAAVAAFEVGNVAATLLILRASDLLAPEHGTKTATTIALGLYTAYNVAATLASVPAGRLSDRLGSRGPVLVLTGGVAAFAAAYGLFTINGAAIAFLAIPFLLAGIGIGAVETAQHSAVAALAPTDLRGSAFGMLATVQSLGNLAASTIAGILWTAISPTAAFTYLTAWMLLALIGLGLSFRR
- a CDS encoding heavy metal-responsive transcriptional regulator — encoded protein: MLTVGRIAAQTGLSPKAVRLYEANGLIDPPERTAAGYRTYTDEAVPVLGFIRQAQALGLSLKEIKDILDLQRRGEQPCGLVTDLLDQHLADIDRRIADLEALRTTLQHARAQADQAADRGEGAVVCRIIENAVG
- a CDS encoding tRNA-dependent cyclodipeptide synthase — encoded protein: MSTDQGDGCPAAMAVTPLSGRCAEAVERAEHACFGISPFNSYFSKARIHELAKWGLDHFERVDFFVPDAPSAFTFEALGYAPEKAAWKARRQGQYTRNKIVTALGSLGVDDSDKRVLGWAELEGNAAFGRLHESGLRRYGEDADFRDACREATGWVLAGKLPTGRAPDVEQVEKAVRYFLAELPLFIDTPAIVGAGTSVFCYHEPPAVLRRLYGGELSWRPAAGQGFAVVAPAVRN
- a CDS encoding cation-translocating P-type ATPase, whose amino-acid sequence is MTTTTRADSEQSIELTITGMTCASCVARVERKLGKLPGVTATVNLATATAHVTREDPAVEVAELVAAVEAIGYGAGVPRTEAPAGDEEASDAEGVHIAGLRRRLIVSALLGLPVVLVSMISALHFAGWEWVALALATPVVAWGAWPFHRAAALNLRHGSATMDTLVSLGVLAAYLWSAVTLVLGGDHLYLEVAVVLTAFLLAGRFFEARAKRRAGDAIRALMDLGAKDVAVLRDGSEVRIPVEELAVGDLFVVRPGEKIATDGEITDGASAIDESLLTGESVPVEVEPGSQVTGATVNSHGRLTVRATRVGSDTKLAQIAALVERAQTGKAEVQRLADRISAVFVPVVIALAIGTFGVWTLTGASAANALTAAIAVVIIACPCALGLATPTALMVGTGRGAQLGLLIRGPEVLESTRRIDTVVLDKTGTITEGKMRLVDVIPADDEDEQEVLRLAGGLEDASEHPIAAAIANTARDRLGSLPAVTGFANTQGRGVTGQVEGRTVRAGRAAWLEEQDQVLPDELGRAQQKAEAEGRTVVFAAWDGRVRGALVVADTVKATSAEAVADLKRLGLTPVLLTGDNTAAAHAVAAEVGIDQVIAEVHPEDKVAEVERLQRQGQVVAMVGDGVNDAAALAQADLGLAMGTGTDAAIAASDLTLVRGDLRAAADAIRLARRTLRTIKANLFWAFAYNVAALPLAALGLLNPMIAGGAMAFSSVFVVSNSLRLRRFQPLTR